Part of the Cloacibacterium caeni genome is shown below.
TTCTTTTTCTAAAGATTCTGATAATTTTAAAATTGTAGCGTTAAATCTCCTCATCGTAGATTCTGTTGCTCCTTTTATATTCAATAAATCTTCATACACAAATTCTGTTTTTATTCCTTGTTCAATGTTTCTTTCATTGGTTTCAATGACTTTTTTTAATAGTTCTAAGCCATTGTTTTGATTGTGTTCTTGATTACGTTCTTGATTGTACTCTTGGTTTCCTTTTTGGTTTTTTTCTTGATTTTCCATTTTATCTAAATTTTCGTTTTTTCTTTTTTAATAGTTCGTCTTCTGGTGATGAAGTGTAGGTGGGCTTTAATAGTTCTTTTGCTATATTTTCAAACTGTTTACTCACAGATGGTGAGTTTTCTTGTTCATCTTTATTGATTTGTTCTGTTGCTGTTGAGTTGAAAATGATTGTCCTTTCCTGATTTTCTTGAAGTTTCTGCTTAATATCTTTAATTTTTAATGTATTGGTGATTTCGGAGAGTTTATATCCTGGTTTGTATTCTCTCTCGGTTTGATGGTTAATATCTTCAAACTTTACTATTCTCATTCCTGATATTCCTACTTTTTCATTTTGTGAAAGTGTTACCCTATAACCTAACTTTTTCATATTATTCGTTAGTTCGTCAAAGCTTCTTGAAATTCTAAGGGAAGTAGTGAGCGCTTTCAACATTTGCTTTTTCTTTTCTTTGCCAATTTCAATATCGGTTTTTAGATTCATTTCTTTGCAAACTTCACGGACGGCTTTCCCAAAGAGTTCTCCAATGTTGTGGGCTTTAATGGTATTCTCTCCCTGTATATTTACTCTATTGACAATAAAGTGGATGTGTTTTTGTTTGGTTGAGGAATGAATATCTAAAACCATTTGATTGTTATCTCTCACTCCAATTTTCTTCAAAGCTCTTAATGCCAACTGTGTGAGTTCTTCATTGGATAATTGGTCTCCTATAGATTTTTCAGGTGAAATATATCCTGTCAATGCCCAGTTTTTTACATTTTTATTGCGGTCTGCAACGGTTTTCATTTCTGTAAACTGTTGTTCTGGGTTCTGACTTAATAGATTGTTTTGATATACTCGTTCTGCTGTTCCTTTGTCATTGCCATTATATTCGATGGCGATTTTGGTAATTCGTCTGGTGGTTGCGCTGTTATTCATTTTTGAATTTCAGTTATGTGGGTTTCTGCTTGTTTTGTTTTTCATACAGATATTGGTAAATTAGTTTGGTGACATTTTCTATTTCATGGAGGATTTGTTTCTTGTTTTCAAATTCAGAAAATGCTTTATGTCTCAATAAATTTTTAATTCTGATGAAATGATTTCCATATTGAAGCAGCACTTCTTCGGTTTTAAATTCATTAATCTTTAATTCTTTTTCGGTAAGAATCATCCTTACATATTTTGATATTTTCAGGTGATATTTTGAGGCTTGTTTTTCTATTTCGTCAAACTCTTTTTCGGTTAATCTTACAGAGATGACTTTTGAAAATTGTTGT
Proteins encoded:
- a CDS encoding relaxase/mobilization nuclease domain-containing protein, with amino-acid sequence MNNSATTRRITKIAIEYNGNDKGTAERVYQNNLLSQNPEQQFTEMKTVADRNKNVKNWALTGYISPEKSIGDQLSNEELTQLALRALKKIGVRDNNQMVLDIHSSTKQKHIHFIVNRVNIQGENTIKAHNIGELFGKAVREVCKEMNLKTDIEIGKEKKKQMLKALTTSLRISRSFDELTNNMKKLGYRVTLSQNEKVGISGMRIVKFEDINHQTEREYKPGYKLSEITNTLKIKDIKQKLQENQERTIIFNSTATEQINKDEQENSPSVSKQFENIAKELLKPTYTSSPEDELLKKKKRKFR
- a CDS encoding plasmid mobilization protein; the protein is MHTNMGKNFLEEFVKKAVEENEKKEDGEKRKKHFQEIGRKGGLKKKTSQQFSKVISVRLTEKEFDEIEKQASKYHLKISKYVRMILTEKELKINEFKTEEVLLQYGNHFIRIKNLLRHKAFSEFENKKQILHEIENVTKLIYQYLYEKQNKQKPT